The window CCGACGATCCTGAAGTTCGTCGCGCCGCACATCGTGGCGGGCCTCGGGCTGCGCGACCCCGCGTCGCCGCCGCTGCAGATCATGGCGTGCGAGAACGCGATCGGCGCGACCGACACCCTCCGCGAAGAGATGGCGAACGCCGCCGGAGACGCGTGGGATGCCGTCTCGGCCCGGGCCGTCTTCGCCAACACGGCCGTCGACCGCATCGTTCCGGCCCAGGCACCGGGCGAAGGCATCGACGTCACGGTCGAGCCGTTCTTCGAGTGGGCCATCGAACGCGGACCGTTCGGCGAGGACCCGCCGCAGATCCCGGGCGCGCACTTCGTCGACGACCTGACGCCGTACATCGAGCGCAAGCTCTTCACGGTCAACACCGGCCACGCCACCACCGCGTACTTCGGTGCCGAAGCGGGAATCGAGCGCATCTCCGACGCACTGGCCGATCCCGGCATCGCCGAGAAGGTCGAGAGCGCCCTGCGCGAGACGTCGGAGCTGCTCATCGTGAAGCACGAGCTCGACGCCGCGACGCAGCACGAGTACCGCGCGACCATCCTGCAGCGGTTCCGAAACCCCGCGCTCCCCGACACCGTGTGGCGTGTCGGTCGGCAACCGCTGCGCAAGCTCTCGCGGCACGAGCGCTTCGTCGGCCCCGCCGCCGAAGCCGTCGACCGGGGCCTCCCCGTCGACGCCCTCGTCGCCGCGATCGGCGCCGCCCTGCGGTTCTCCGATCAGGAGGACGCCCAGGCCGTCGATCTCCAGCGGATGCTGCGCGAGCAGTCGGCCGCGGAGTTCACCGCCTCGGTGACGGGCCTCGACGCGCAGCATCCGCTCTTCGCCCGTATCGAGGCGCAGGTCGCCGCGCGGCAGGCGGAGCTGGCAGCCTGACGTGACCGATCCGCTCGACGCGACGCCGGCCGGGGATGCTCCCCCGCGCCGGCGTCGCCGGTTCCGCGCGCTGCGCTGGACCCTCGGCATCATCGGCGGCCTCGTCGTCGCGCTGATCATCGGCGTCCTCGTCTGGAGCCAGGTCGGCGTCATGGGCGCCGAGGCCGGTCCGCTCGACGCGGTCAGGAGCGATCCCGCGATCTCGGTCGCCGACGACGGCGCGGGCATCGTGCTCGCCCCGGCCGACGGCGGCAGCGACGTCGGGCTCGTCTTCATTCCCGGCGCGAAGGTCGACCCGTGGGCGTACGCGGCGAAGCTCTCGCGCCTGGTCGCCGACGACGGCGTGACGGTCGTCATCACGCGGCCGTGGCTGAATCTCGCCTTCTTCGACCCGCGCCCGCTCGACACGTTCACCTCGCTCGCGCCCGACGTCGAGGCGTGGGCGGTCGGTGGGCACTCGCTCGGAGGCGTCCGGGCGTGCCAGCTCGCCCCCGACGCCGACGCGCTCGTGCTGTTCGCGTCGTACTGCGCGAACGACCTCACCGGATCCGGTCTTCCCGTACTGAGCCTCGCGGGCTCCGACGACGGCCTGTCGACGCCGCAGAAGATCGCCGACGCGAAAGGCGAGCTGCCCGCCGGCGCGGAA is drawn from Microbacterium hatanonis and contains these coding sequences:
- a CDS encoding mannitol-1-phosphate 5-dehydrogenase; its protein translation is MKAVHFGAGNIGRGFVGVLLHQGGYDLVFSDVAASLVDAINDASEYTVHEVGEGGVDTVVTGFRAINSATDAPALVDEIAGANVVTTAVGPTILKFVAPHIVAGLGLRDPASPPLQIMACENAIGATDTLREEMANAAGDAWDAVSARAVFANTAVDRIVPAQAPGEGIDVTVEPFFEWAIERGPFGEDPPQIPGAHFVDDLTPYIERKLFTVNTGHATTAYFGAEAGIERISDALADPGIAEKVESALRETSELLIVKHELDAATQHEYRATILQRFRNPALPDTVWRVGRQPLRKLSRHERFVGPAAEAVDRGLPVDALVAAIGAALRFSDQEDAQAVDLQRMLREQSAAEFTASVTGLDAQHPLFARIEAQVAARQAELAA
- a CDS encoding alpha/beta hydrolase, whose protein sequence is MTDPLDATPAGDAPPRRRRRFRALRWTLGIIGGLVVALIIGVLVWSQVGVMGAEAGPLDAVRSDPAISVADDGAGIVLAPADGGSDVGLVFIPGAKVDPWAYAAKLSRLVADDGVTVVITRPWLNLAFFDPRPLDTFTSLAPDVEAWAVGGHSLGGVRACQLAPDADALVLFASYCANDLTGSGLPVLSLAGSDDGLSTPQKIADAKGELPAGAEFVEIAGASHASFGDYGPQAGDGTPTISDADMTAALTDAIAPFLAALP